A window from Carassius gibelio isolate Cgi1373 ecotype wild population from Czech Republic chromosome B3, carGib1.2-hapl.c, whole genome shotgun sequence encodes these proteins:
- the gng13b gene encoding guanine nucleotide-binding protein G(I)/G(S)/G(O) subunit gamma-13b yields the protein MDEMDLPQMKKEVESLKYQLAFKREKSSKTVTDLVKWIEECVPEDPFLNPELMKNNPWVEKGKCVLL from the exons ATGGATGAGATGGACTTGCCCCAGATGAAGAAGGAGGTAGAAAGCCTCAAGTACCAGCTGGCCTTCAAACGGGAGAAATCCTCAAAGACAGTGACAGA CCTGGTGAAGTGGATCGAGGAGTGTGTGCCTGAGGACCCTTTCCTGAATCCTGAGCTGATGAAGAACAATCCATGGGTGGAGAAGGGCAAGTGTGTGCTTCTATAA